In Setaria italica strain Yugu1 chromosome IX, Setaria_italica_v2.0, whole genome shotgun sequence, the genomic stretch AGAGAATACGAAGGAGGATGGGTTTGCTTCCTCGCGTGGATGATGGAGTCGAGGGAGGTTGGGGTGGGTGAGGCCAAGACGCCGCCTgcggaaggaggcggcggcggcagcacgagAAGGCCGGGGAAGCAGGCAGGATCAGGCGGAGGAGGTAGGGCTTCTCCACTGAGCACGGCGACGGGGCAGGGTGGCCCGGCGAGGGCTTGTACGACGAGCGCGGCAACTGGAGAGGGAGGCCGCGGGCCCGGAGAGGAGGGGTAGCGGAAGCCGACGAAGCCCATGAGCTGGGCGCGGGACGGGGTGCCCCGGAGGATCTGGAGCAGGACCTGGATGAGGAAGCCGATCcaccccgccaccgcccgccttcccccgctgctgcgccgccgccgccatggcctctgGCAATGAGTTGTCGCACCACGTGGGGACAGACCGTCAGGGAGCCTCCAgccgggaggagggagggaaaggGGGAAGGCGAGGCCGGAGGCaaccggaggaggaggtggtggtagTGGTGGTCGGTCGCCGGAGCCCGTGCCCTAgactcgccggccgccgggcgcgGAGAGGACGGGGGACGGGTGCGGCGCGGGCATGGCtatggaggaggggcggcggcggcggctcgagaaaaaaaaagagcgaGAAGAGTCgtgaggaggaaaaaaaatttccaGGGGACGGTCCCAAATCCTCCTCCGTGAGGATCCCCTTCCGATAGTTGCCACGTGGCCACGGAATGGATCCGACGGTCGCGACCACGAAGCTCGCGCTGGCTCACTTGGCCCACGTGCTCAGCTCAGCAATCACTCATAAGTGGAATTTCATCTGGCTCCAAACATCTGGAGCCCCTTCTCACCCCATGCGGTCCGAAGCCAAACATCACCTTCGTGCGATTATAGATCGTGATGAGGAAGGGCAGATGCCATGGCAGCACAAACCTCTTcagcttttaaaaaaaatcacaagcCTCTTCACGTCGCAGCCGTAGCAATCGCCATGGCAGGAGTCAGGAGAAAGACAAGGATCTCCACTCGTTGCCTACGCAGCTGTTTGTGCCTTCCCTTGCACACGATGGGAGCATACTAGAGACTACACAGGTAGGGTGTCTCATTCTTTTCTTTGGTCATCATTATCGATATGCAACGAATCAAATCCTGCTCTAAGATAAAAGCTCAAGCAATGCTCATAAAATAGTACGTACTTGATCGATATGCAACAATATAAATGCCATTTGCAAAATCAACTATAAAGGAAAATCCATAACCTACATCcaaccactagtagagaattggactttgatcccggttggtagggtgcaaagatcccgaaaatgcatccgggataaaccaaccgggacaaaaggggggtcttttatcccgggcagGCCCCCCCACAAGTcatgcgatttttcacgcgaaatttGCGCGTGcacggttcgtgggattcgaacccacaacctccagcctcgcgcgtagcttccttgccatcccacctacacaccacatctgactatgtaggggatactatccttttgtattaactcgtcgTTGCgggtccttttatcccggtttgaaacaccaaccgggataaatgacccccttttatcccagttggtattacaaaccgggataaaaggctcttgacccttttatctcggttggtgttaccaaccgggataaaagggggggtcttttattccggttggtgtttcaaaccggaataaaaggcctctcagggtctttttttcccattagcctttgcaaccgggataaaaggtcccgattggtgagccccccacctgtgaccgagctttagtcccggttggtgaatcttttgtcccgggccaactttaaaccgggacaaaaaagggcgtatggaaagccaattctctactagtgaacaATAGTCCTGCCTTCCAAACCTAAGAAAGCATAAGCATGCAATTGCACATGCAATAGCCCTACCTTTCAATCCCAAGAAAACATAAGCAGCAGTTGCTAATCAACCCGTGTGTGCACAGTTTACTCATCGACCTGTCTCTGGTCTGCATCAACTCAAGATAACATCAATTGTGTCATGAACAAAGCAAAGAGGGGAAAAACAAACGGCAAGACTACTATTATCTACTCTAGGATTTACCAGTTCAATGATTCGATACAGAACATGTCCAAGTCCATCCCTTTTAACAGGGAGGAGCATTTATAGGCAAATGACAAAAATGCTACATGGAGTTAACTGACAGATTGTACTGagttagcccttgtttacttcccaagttgggagttgccaaattggcattttgccataaatgcgacactgtagcgtttcgtttgcatttgtgaattattgtccaaatattgactaattaggctcaaaagattcgtctcgcaaagtacaacaaaactgtgcaattagtttttgatttcatctacatttagtactccatgcatgtaccgcaagtttgatgtgatggggaatcctctttttgcatagtgtcaaagttgggagtttggagggaagtaaacaaggactTAACTGTATTGAATGGTAAGAATAGGGATTGAATAGTTGGAGAACCTAACAAATTGCTCAACCTTATGTACCTCTTGAATCTTGATGTGGTGACGAGGGTACGGTGCCGGACGAGAGGAGGGAAGTGGAGGTGTCTCTTGACACGGCCATACGACTATACGAGGGGGCAGGTGGTATCTATGGCGGATCACGACGGCTTCGGAGATGGCGGAGGACAATGAACACGACGGCGACGAAGGAGCAGGGATGTGGAGGTGGAGCTTGGCGTGGCCGAACGAGGGAAACGCGCCAATAGGTGAGGCGACTCCAGCGAACCAAGGCGGCAGTGTTGCCTCCGACAAGATGCGAGCGGCTCTCGAGTCTGGCCGAGCGAGCCGCGTCCATCCCTGTGCGATGAAGTCGAGTCGTCAAGCTGAGAGCTAGGCGGGGTCACTGCATCAGATCCATTCTGTGGCCACGCGGCAACCATCTGGGACGGGTCCTCGCGGAGAAGGATTTGGGAACTGTTCCCATGAAAATTTTTCCCCGTGAGGAGGGAGGATGGACGGGAGGGAAAAAAACGCGGGGAGGGGACGGAAAAACCGGTGGGAGTAGTGGGGGCGGACCGAAAGCACGGTACTGCGAAGTTTCGTCGCTTTTTTTTAGCTGGAGAAATATGGTGGTGCGGCCTCCGTTGAGATCGGAGTCCGGAGAGCCCATTGCTAGCCTGAAAACAAGCCTAAGCCAGCGCAGCAGCAACTAGCGGGAGAGGCCCAGGCGCCCAGCGCAcagctgaattttttttatttttatatatttttttcgattttgcataaatatatagttggatgaaaaaaaattgcaaaactttGGACCTTATCGCTGGGCCTTCGTGCCGGCTGGGTACACCCCTCTGTATcatactttcaaaaaatcataactaattcatatcagctcggatggagataaactttatatgaaacttgtagatctcgacgagatctacaactttttagttaaaacttttttcatttgatgtcatattgattctcaaataatcgacacaagtttcagatctaaaattcaatttttagatctcaaattgggcagcacactttcaaaaaatgataactaattcatatgagctCAGATAAAAATAatctttatataaaaattgtatcTCTCAACAAGATCTATAACTTTGTA encodes the following:
- the LOC101786839 gene encoding leucine-rich repeat extensin-like protein 1 yields the protein MGFVGFRYPSSPGPRPPSPVAALVVQALAGPPCPVAVLSGEALPPPPDPACFPGLLVLPPPPPSAGGVLASPTPTSLDSIIHARKQTHPPSYSLVHQRQTRAYRPDIFKSWTSTMHWSNLTAIPRKLKENCLLLHHPHQMI